Part of the Lepidochelys kempii isolate rLepKem1 chromosome 8, rLepKem1.hap2, whole genome shotgun sequence genome is shown below.
TTAACTTCAGCTCTCCTTCCTcttcactttgcacagatgttgCAGGAATGGGCTGTAAGCAGGGCTGctgcagagagacaaggtggggagtGCCAGGTTGATTTCAGGCTGAGAACCTGCCTGTTGCTCTTTTTGCTTCTGCTACCTTCGTTTAGTTCCTATTAGAAAGAGTCCCTCCTGTTGCACAATCCTTACTCCCTGTTGCATCATTTTGTTTCTGCTAAGCCAGTCATCCCCGTAGTTTACAGACTATTGCTATAGTGGCAGTGTGGTCCTGTGCAGAGGGGATTGGGACTCAAGAtacctgggttcaactcccacgTCTGCTGCTGACCTGgttggtgaccttgggcaagtcatttcaattatctgtgcctcagtttccccatctgtaaaatgggggtaatattccctttgagatctacagagTGAAAGCAGAGAGAAGTATTTTCACTTTGACTTACAGTGCAGCATTCTGCTGTTTTTTGGGTAAATCTACCATGCAGCTGAAGCTGTGGAGTGTGATGGGCATGCAAAACTGCAGAAATACCAGCAACTCTGTCCCTGGAGGGCTTCTGCTTTGCTATTTCCAAATATTTAAGGTGACTTATGCAAGAGATCCTTTTGCAGGGTGCTGTGGTGCATTGAAAGTGGTGTAAAAATGacacactgtccctttaaatttcAGGGGCTTTCCTGCCTGCAGAGTAGGGGTCTCTGTAGAATATGTGCTGCTAGGTCCAGATCCCGCTCAGCCAGCCAGTCTAGAGCAAGATGTGGGGGGTTGTGCCTCTGTTCTAGGAGGGCAGCCTGCTTTATGGATCTGCTTTTGTGTTCTTGTGTGTAATTGTTCTGAACTCTTAAAAACAGTCGTATTGCATTGCAACCTTCTACTGCGAGTACATTTATGCTGGGAATTTAGCAGTCGCAGCCCCGTACTGGCAGAGGGGATGGGTGGGCCAGCAGGCCCTCTTCAGCTCTGGCCCATTGGTAAATAGCCACCAGAGGGACCAGCAAAAACCAGTCACTGAATAGAAGTTTGCCTTTAAGTAAAGGTCAAATTGAGCCGGTGTGAAAACCATGAGGGTGTATTTAATGTGGCTGAAGGTGGGCTCCTTGTTCAGGTTTTCAGGATATTTGGCCTCAACCTGGCTTAGGCCCCTGAGAGCTGCTGCATCCACTTGTAAGGCTGCTTACGGAATGCTCCCGTCCTTCCTCCTCCTGTCTCTGGCCAGGTCTATCACTGTGTCTTTGGACGCAGGCGCCCATGCCTGGCTTATGAGAGCCCTGGCTTCTCCGATTGATGGCGTAGGCTGCCCTCTAGTGCTGGCTTGCAGGCCTGCAGTGGGTCTGAGGATGGACCGTGGGTTGTTTTTCCAGGCAGAGAGAGCCGCATCGTCCTCGTCACTGTTAAACCACTTCTAATCcttgttatttttttctaatcCCCCCGCCTTGCTCCCCACTGGCCTGGCTGCAGGGCCTTTGTTCCCACTCAGGAGCTTGAGCTGAGCCCCAGGCATGAGCAGGccaagcagctgctgcaaagaGCCCGCATGAAGGCCAGGACGAACCCTCTCCGAGCCAGCCACGACATCCTTCCTGCTGTTCCCCAGGCCAGGCGGTGAGTGCAATGCCTCAAATGTCCGTCATAGCTCCAGGGaatgccggggggagggggagggagtccTGTTTCTATTGCCAGTCTTCCTGCAGGATTCTTCTGCTTTCCTGCCTTGCTCGCACTCTTAAGCATGTATGGAAATAGAACCAGACTGTGATCCTCGCTCTCacgcataggtgctggaactagagagCTAGGGGTGCTGCCTAACCTCtagcttgaagtagtttccatcatatacagggtttacagtttggttcaatgtctctcagcacccccactatacaaattgttccagcacccctgctttcATGTAGATGCAGACACACTGTAGGCATTCTGTAGCCCAGTATTTCTCAACTACCAGTCTGTGGACTGGCGCCATCcgtgagatctccctgacacagtttcaAAAGGCAGCAAGCCGGTTCCTGGTATCAAAAGGGTTCAGAGACACTGCTGTAGTCCACTACACCACATAAACAAATATCACATGTACAGCAGAAGCCTGTTACACTTTCACCGTACGCATGCTCCATGCGTACCAGATAGACACATACAACGGATCACACACGAGTGTTGACTCTAGAGGATTTGAATGGGGTGTCATTGTTTCATTTTATGATGACAGAGGCACCGACTGCAAGTTCTTGGCTCCCTGAGATCAGTTGATTTCACCAATGATACAGAAAGGTCTCCCAGAGTAAAATAAACTCAAGAGCGGCGGAGAATGACAGTTTTGGCTtgtgaggtttcaaaatttgtttggttttgttccacactagaacaaaaacaaaccctttgACATGTTTTCACAAAATGGAAATGGAGTTGAAATGTCTGTTTTCTGAGTGAAAAGTTAGGTTTTTGATTCACGTCTCTCTTAAGGTGACCGCAGAGTCCACCCTGGGCCGCCGAAACCTTACTACTGAAAACTTTGTTGAAATCAATAGTGTATTTTGAGAGTTTTATCCAAAATCTTCTAACCAGCTCTAATAAATACATAGCAATAGAGAGAGTCACCCTGCAACAAACCCACCTCGGATTATAGATAACTCATGTGTGTGTCTGTTAACAATCCCTCACAAGTGATGTGGGCTTGGGAGATTCTGCTGGTCAGCTCCGTGCCTCCTCCTGAGTGAAAGTGAATAGGGGTTAATTGAATCGCTTTAACCATGAGGTGGAGGGTGGAAAATCCCTCATGCTCGCTGAAGACTATTGCATATAGGACTCAAGACTAAGCTAGTGaagggagctgggaagggaaaaGCAGGCTAACCAGGCGTGACATGTTCATTCTCCGTGCTGTCAGTGGAAGATCAGCGATACTGCTTTAGAGTTCAGACTGACATCTGTGAATTGATAAGTGTGGCTCTGTTCTTATTTGCATACACGGTTTGGGTGAAATCCCACCCCAGCTGCTGCAGATTCTGTTACTCTGCCCAAAGACAGCTCTAGGGGCAGTtaacccacccccctcccccggtaTGGTAACAGCTTATCACTAAGGAAATCTTGATTTCTGATGCACAAGGCAGCTCAgcgtctctccccctcctcccccctccccccccccgccactttCTTCTctcatgggtggtggtggtgggcgtGTTGTGTTTGAAATGGCCCAAGCCAAATTCGTGCCAAAGGCCCTCCCACTTTCCTCCTTTATAATCTTAATCCTTCAAGCCTGTTGTCCCAGTCACCTCTGAGGGAGCCTGGCCACACCGCTCCCTTATCTGTTGAAGAGGTCAGTGTTGAGCCATGTGTCAGGACTACTTTTCCTGAGGGCCCAgtgtgcttcccctccccccccatacacCTCCCTAGGCCAGCAGAGTCTAGATCCAGgcataaaaacaaacacagaTCCCCTGCATATTGCTGCCTAGCCCGGCCTGTAGGGCACCCCCATATCTATCCTATCTGTTCATATTGTGCTGGTGCCCCTACTCTCCTCTGTACTTATCACAGATTGATTTACTGATCTGAACAGCAGCTGGACTGAGTTTGCACCCCATTGGCCTTTAGCCCCAAAACCCATTGGTCCCTTAAGATTTTCTGTCATGGTTTCAGTGGGATTTTCACCAGGGGCACTGGACTTATCCCCTTGGCTCCTGGTAGCAAAGGAGGGAAACTTGCTCCAAAAGGGGGTGATTTAAGGTGGATGTAGTTGCCTcctggggaaagggaggtgggCTGGGCGAGGCGCGAGTCCTGACCCTGGATCCTGGAATCACTCAGATGGACAAGGATCCATTCCACAGGGTGGAGCCATTTGTATACCCAGAGTATGCTAGAGTGGCAGGACTCCCCTGCAGGCATAAAAGGGGAGAAGTGACTGGTTGGCGACTCCATAACCGTCCTCTCTGTCCTTGTGTTGCTATGTTAGGGATGCCGGCGGGAGCACTGCTCtggatctgaagaagagctaCGCTCTGAGGGATGGGGAGGCCCAGGCCAGTGGGAACCTGAGTGACTCCTCCAGCGGGGAATCCTGCTGTGGGCAGCCCAGGAAGCGAGGGCTGTCCCCATCCCGTGTCCGCTTTGAGGACGAGTCTCTCCGGGATGCCGAAGTTCGCTATTTGGAGAGGTTGCAACTGCGTCAGAAGCGGGTCTTGGACTCAGTCCTCTTGACTCTGGGCCAGAGCCCACTGGTCTCCAAGCCAGATCTTTCAGATTACATCAACGGGGACTTCCACCGCAAGGAGAGCGGGGTCAGTAAAGCCGGCAAGGAGCAGCAGAACTgtgggcaggctgcagggacatcTGCGCACcaggccagcagggggtgctctgaGAAGGCTGAGCCCACTGTGCTGAGTGCAGAGGGGAAGTGCAGAACCTGTGGCTCCTACCTCAGCGGCTCAGCAGTTAATCAGAACATGGACGACAGGGCTGATCAGACTGTTCAGCCCCTATCGGAGGGCCACAGCGTAactcaggaaaataaaataatcagcACTGGGACTGAAAGTGGGGAGCCAAGCACTTCCCAGCAGGAAGCGAGAGGAAGGACTTTGGGCCCGAGGGGGTCTCCCCTCTGGATTCTCCCCTCCCGGCAGCGTGTTCACACGGAGCGGATCAAGGAGACGTACATCGGGGCCGTCACATATATAGACGACGTGGACTCAGCTTTAGACAGTACCGACACGTCTGACAGCTGCAGGACTGACAGTGAAGAGGCTGGGCCAGGGAACTCCCACCCCAAGGGTTATCAGGATGCCAGAGGCCGCTGGCCTGACGGGCACCAAGCTCCTAGGGGAACTGGTGCTCTGGAGAAGGACATGAGGGGCCGGAAGGCGGGGCAGGAGGAGTGCAGGGTAAATGGCGGCAGTGGAGGGGCCAGGGTCTCTGACAACGCGCTTGGTACTGGCAGGGCTGTCATCAGCGAGAACATCAGTGAGGAAAGAAACTCCAGCTTGAAGGACACCCTGGTGCTAAAAGAGGGTCAGGTGACCAAGCCAACAGCCATTGGGGTGGAAGCACTTTCCAAAGGTGGCCAACTCCCAGCTGCACCTGGGCTGGCTGGGAAGAACAGTGGCTGGTGTGATGCAGTGCTCGGCCCCGTCCAGCAAGGGCACGTCcatcctccaccccctgcccagggtcAGCCATCAGCCCCGTCAATCCCAAGCAAAAGAGGCACACTGGAAAGCTCTGCGCCCGACCCTCAGCCAGCCAACAAGTTAAGCCAACCCAGCCCGGCAACAGGCATCTCCCAACAACAATCAAAGCAGCGGGCACCAGGCTACAACTTGCTGGCTCGGGTCCCTGCCCCGCCGCTGACTGGGAAAGCTTCCTCCCCTGTGCCTTACAGGAAGGCTTTCCTGATGGGTAGCTACAGGCTGACAGGCCATGAAACTGGGCACCTGGACCAGACCAGTGACCTGGTGACTCGGCCCACATCTCCTCCGGGCAAGCGTGGGTCTGTGGAGGAGCAGGAAAGCCAGCACAGCCCGAAAGTGCTTTCCAAGGGCCGACTCCTGGCCTTGTCCACCAATAACTGCAACAACACACGGGCCAAGCGTCAGCATGATGGCCAGGCTGCTGGCGTGGCTCTGAGCCATGGAGAGCGGGCTGCGAGTGTCCAGAATTTGCCTACTTCCTTGGGAGAGAGTAAAGGTAAGATGGGCTTATTGCTGCTGGCCTCCATAGTGACATGGCTGTGTTATGCCTATGCTCCGTGCACTGAGCTGGCTTCCCATTGGGGTCTTGTAAGCATTGTCTGATTGGAGACCTGGCCACGTCCCTGCCTGCTCTCGGGACAGGTAAGTGAGCTCTGGTGCTCCTGCAGACAGTCTCGAGATCTGaactctgcagcaagggaagcaGCGGGCTCTTGGAGCAGAGATGCTTCACTGGTAGAACTTGCCCCCCTCTGGCAGCTCATCAACGCCTGAACTTGCTGGTCATCAGGCTGCAGTGCCAGGATCACACATTTGCTGTGCTTGGGGATAAgactcggggaggggggggcaggtgaggctgGCTAATATGGGAATGGCGATGAATGCTGCCCAATCCAGGACAGATGTTAAAGAActggagggggcagagcggggttaCTGTCATCCAGGTGAAGGGAGAGTCCCAGGTGTATGGCATGAGTCTGCTCAGCCAGCTGAGATGGGAGCTACCGTCTGCGGGGCAGGAGAGGCTTCGGGAATGGGTATCTGGGGAGAGACTAGACCCTCCAAATTAAAAGGTGTCAAGTGTCACTTGAGGTCCTGGCAGCTCCATTTCAATGGGGATCTAGGAAGAGTAATGAAAACTATCCCTGCTCCTGCAGTACAGTGGGTCCGGCTGAGTGAGGTCTGCGTCCCGGCTGACTCCAATAACTGGGTCAGACTCGCCTTCCTGTCCTGTTTCTGAACCAGCCAATGCGTGCTCGTCTCTGACTCTGTTGCTGTCATGATAGGTCCATCCTCAGCAGCTGCTCCCTCTGCCGCTCCCAGTGCCGTCTGCTCAGCTGGCATCACCCTCTCCTTGGCAGCTGAGGAGACCGACCCCCCCCAGGCCGGTCCATTACCCAGTGGGGAAGTGCCAGTGTCTGGGTCAGAGCAAGCAAAGCGGTTCATGGAAGGGAGGTGAGTAAATATACAGCAAGCTCCCTGCTCTGTAACCACATCAGTGGAAGGGCTCTGAGCGGCTGGGCATTGGGCTGACTCCTGCATCTGTAACCTGCACGGCTCCTTCTGTGGCTGCAAGTAACGACCCTCGGGGTCTATGGGTGGGCTTGTGTTGTGCCTGGTATGCAGAGCGATGCTTGTGACCACAGAGGTGGCAAACAGAAGAGAGAGACTGGCAACCCATGCGCTGGCAGCTCCGCCTGGCAGTGGGGTTGTCAAAGCAGGCAGGGGTGTGGCAGTTAGGTCCCCAGGCCTAAGATGGACCTGTCTGCTGGTAATGAGGCACTGTGCATATGTAAATGTCTGTCATCCTCTGGTCCCCCTTCAGAGGGAGTTGAGAACAGCTGTTTGACCAGAGGGGGTCAGCATACTTTCCATCCTCCAGATCTGCAGCCCCTTTCCGCATCCCTGGCTCTTTGTTTCCCCAGCTGCTGCTAGCAGGATAGCACGGCTTATTGGTTGGCCGGCTGGCACAGCTGTAGCTGCTAATTGGTGGGGAGCCAGCCTGCCAGTATTAAACCTTcccctgctgcttctgctctccCATCCACCTACCTGCccatctctcctcctctgtcagcccctccctagagctggccagaaactTCCTGTTCCCCACTGTGACTTCCCCCAAAAGCTGCTGCTGCCGCTTCCCAAAATACCCCCCAGCCAGCATGCATTTCCCCCCTTCCCGTCCACATCCCAGAACACTAGAAACAAATAATCCTTCAGTGAAGACATGAAGGGGTTAGTTGTACCTGATCCCGAGTCATGGTGTTCATTGTAGACCCAAATGAATCTCTGTTCAGCATCGAGAGGTTTTCAGTGCCCCCAGTGCTGGTACTGCTGTGTCTTTGCCCTTTTCTTTGTGCCCTTTAACAAAAGGATCTTCCCAGCTTCTTCCATCCCAAATGTTTTTCTTTGTTCTCTACCACTCCTCCCCAAATTGTAGTTTCTGCCACTTAGTTTAACGGCCAGTGTTGCTCCTTCAGGCCTGGGAGAGTTTGAAACTTACCTGGGGGTCTTTCCACAATTTGAACAGCCCACCCTGGTGTGGGGTAGGAAACTGGAGCCAAACTATGGTGGTCTCTTGTAGCAACGGCAATTTAAAGCACAGTGATAGTCTTACTCACACGCCTGCCTGCCCCTAGGAGAGGCCACCTCTCCCTGCATGTACCCATACTGCTTCCATTCATTGCTGTCTGTCAATAGGGCCTGCCACAGACCTTTGTGAATAGTCCCGGAATCCCACCCAGGTGTTGGGTTGCTTGCAGGTTAATCCAGGTGCTATCAGGCATGCATGATGGGTGTGGTCTGCGCAGGGAGGTGTATTCTTAGCAGTTCCCACTGAAATGTCACCATCACCTAGTctattatcctgggaccaacatggctacagcagcATCACAGTCATCACTAAGGGGCTTATAGCTGAGCTTTGATGACAGGGTGTTAGGACATATGGGTTGTATTCCCATCTGGCACTGACTCAGTGACCTTGGTCTGTGGTGATGGGGGCTGCACTCTGGGATTCCCCCCCCAGATGCTGACCAGCCATAACTCCAGGGGAAGTCACCGTGCGAGGCACGTGTTCAACGTCACTGAAAACCTGGCTTTTCTCTCGTCCAGTAGCTCGGGGATCATTCTGATCTGCCTGTGGCTGGGCAAAGGGTCAAAGAGGGGAAACACTGGGACAAGGACCTGCGGAGGGGTCAGGCTTGGGGAGACTGAGtttggatgaggagcctgggaGGAAGACTGGGACCAGTGCAcagggcggtgggggtgggggatgactGGAGGCCAAATGGGTTGGGGAGAAACAGATAAGttgaggagctgggagtgggaaactgagacatgctgtgcaaggagactgggatgtgGATGAGAAGTCTGAggaatggagactgggactggctatgAGGAGAAGGGAATTGGGAccaggagctggggcggggaacaGAACACAGACAGGCTGtaagggatggggcagaaggggttAAGCGTGGGGGGTCAAACAGAAGGGTCTGACAAATAGAGCACTCTCCCATCCACAGCCCGGATGGGAATTTGCTTTgatgtcagcaaatatctgtgaaacccccTGGCAAAGTGCATGTCCTCTGCCTCTAGTCTGCagagaggatgacaacctactactgctatcagttactctgttagcttaAATGGCAGAGATCTGTGATGtgaatctaaaggttccaaccctgctgatgaactgTGCGGGTGTCTGTGTGACTCTGTGTGATAGaatttggttttttggtttgttttctagaacctaggaaattacacacacaaagtatgttaaaagaatgttattcaAGTTTAAAGTCAaggactcaaaagttagaaatTCCAGAATTAAAGCAATCTTAATGTGGCCCCCTTGTGCGCATGCGTTATGTtagtctttagttacatgattCCATACTACTGTTTCCACAGGACCCTTGACTTGTTTAATGCACAGGATCAACCTGCTTCTGGGGGTGAATCCTAATTGTATAGTGatgttggaaggtgtgtagtgaatgaggaagagaggatggtcttatggttaaggcagttgaataatgtcctggagaattggattctatcccttcCTCTGCCAAAGAGTTCCTATGTGACGCTGGGCAAGTGAATTCAGTGTTCCTCAACCGATGggtctaagttccctctaagctgtgtggctGCGCAGGGCCTATTAAGCCTATTAAGCCCCgcgcaggggctcagggctgcagtggggagaggcacccctctcCACCTGCCCTAGTGCGGACCTGCTGCGCCCGGGGGAGGAGCCCCTCCCTTGGCCCAGCCCAGTCCCGCCAGAGCTGCCACGActagggagaggcgcctctccctgccGGCCCCAGCGTGGACCTGCCTCGGCCAGGGGAGGAGCCCTTCCCTCAGCCCGGCCCAGGTCCGCcggagctgctggggagaggaacccctccctcagcccagcctgctggaactgctgcagctggggagaggcacctctcccctggccaAGAGCTGCTGCctcaagagagggctgggggggagtcaTCTCTTCCcaccgcagccccagggcagcctgcaccccaaccccctcatccctggccccaccccagagcccaccccctgtaccccaaccctctgccccagccctcagtctcctcccacaccccaagcccctcatccccagccccacttcagagccctcagccccccacatcccaatgctctgccccagccctgaacctcctcccacactcggaacccctcggccccaccacatgaattttgttacgtgcaccaaTACGAAGGTGATGTCACACATCAtgtccatattggtgcacataacaaaattaattccgcacatgaatgtaaaaaattagagggaacactggccaCAGCCCCTAGGAGAGTGGGAAGAGTCCTGAAAGGCAAtcgtggggaggagtgggggggtgtgGCATTGACTCTTTTATTACAGCCTAAAGCAAAGACAATCTTACTCCCCACACACTCTTACCCTTCAAGGTCAAGATCTCTGTATCTCTCAAAACACAGAGATGAAATGATCCTTGTTGTTACGGCTACATTTTTACTCTGATAAAAGGAGGGGGATTGTGAAAATATCTGACTTTGAACAAGGGTTTGCCAACTTGAAAAGGTGGAGAAACACTGACTTAATCCGAGCTTTTCACagatggtcactaattgtgtgttcctagTTCTCTGGGTGCCCAACGTGAGACCCTGGGGGCTGATTTGCAGAAGGGCTGAGCACTCTCAGCTGCATCTGGAGTCAACAGGAGCTGTGCTGTGAACATATGAAGTGCCATAGAACACCAagtcctctgaaaaatcaggtcctaggggTCTCAAatttggcacccaaaattagtggacgcctttgaccttaatctctctgcctcattttGCTCTCTGTGTCTGtcccctgtctgtaaaatgggaataataccacCTCATCTCACAGGGCTGTCGTGAAAAAAACCCAATTAGCGTCTGTAAAGCACTctgatactgcagtgatgagcaCTGTAGAGAGCCCATGAGGAACTTACTAATTCTGTCTTCAGACCAGGGTTTGAACAGTTTGgagtaaataaggcctggagaCACTCACTGAACAGTGAGGCTAAAACAAAATGTCGAATAGGTGCTAGTTAAATGAACACCGCCCATCCTGTGTGCGGAATGAGGCGGGGCCCCAGGACGAAAGAGCATGTGACCCAGTAATTAAGTGTGCACAACGGAGCCAAATCGAGGTTGCCCAGGCAATATGTATTCTGCCaattcctaatttttgagtgttttACTTTGCAGCTGTAATATAATGTTGTTTTAATGCAGATTATTTGTGTGCAATTTATTCTTACCTTGTACAATATTCTCCATTAGTCCTTGCGATCTTTCTCACGAGGGGAGTCTGGATGTTTTACTCATGGCAAGTTAACAGTCTAGTTTATAACGTTTACTTTGAAATACACTTGCCTTTTAATAAACCTTGTGTTTTTCTCTGGGTTTCCCAGAGCTGATTCTCATATAAGTTAACCTCCCCACTACCACCCCAGCCAGTTTTTAGGAACTGAATAGTTTACAGGGCTTAAAAGCCAGAGAAAGAATGGACACAAACCTCAAGGATTTCTTTTCACTAGCAATTTTGTGTGTGCTCCACTTCTGTTCCCCAAGCTGCAGGTTTGAGGCTGAAGAATCTGGTGGCTTATGGTTTCTACCCAttcatgtatttgttttaaattttgatCATGCATAATTCTCACCCCTGTGTAGACACCCAGCAGAAACCAGGTGCTGACATTGTTTTCATAGCTAGAGTATGTGCACCAAAGCCACGCTAAGGGATTTTTCCATTCACTGTCACTCAGAGGAGCcactttatttcctttttaccctaaaagaaaaggaggacttgtggcaccttagagactaaccaatttatttgagcataagcgttcgtgagctacagctcacttcatcggatgcatactgtgagctacagctcacttcatcggatgcgtactgtagtacgcatccgatgaagtgagctgtagctcaccaaagcttatgctcaaataaattggttagtctctaaggtgccacaagtactccttttctttttgcgaatacagaccaacacggctgctactctgaaacctttttactctgtattttttACATTGCCACACTGGGAACGTCTACAGCTGCTCTTCTTGGGTTTTAGAGAATGTAGTGCTGGTGAAAGTCCTTCCCTGTCAGGACACATGGACAGTGGCTGTGTAGGCTTTCTCCGTGCTGCTGTGTCTTGCTGGCTCTGCCACATGAGAAGGAAGTTCTGCCTCTCCGCTGAGATGGCCAGGAAGGTGCCATTTGTACTCGGTGGCTTTGAGGATATGGACACCAGCTTATTAAGAACGGGACCCGTCaagtcatttcacacaggccaccaaatACATCCACCGGGCCCTGTGTGCATGTGTCTTTGCTGCAGGATTCTGCCGTGCCACTTGAAGTTGTTGATGCTCTTAGTAAAACAAACTCTCACCTGCTGTTCTCTCTTATTGGAATCTAATACAGTGTTTGCTCTGGGCCTGGCTGCAACCTCTGACATCTCTATTGAAATGGAAACCCCTTGTCTTTTAGCAAACCACTGGATGCCCACCCAGAGCCAAAGAAGCCGTCGGCCGCTGCAGCAAGCAGGAAAGGAGGGGGCTCTTCTGCATCAGGGCTGAAAAAGTTCTtctgcaccctcagccagagcacCAAGCAGAAACTGGGCAGGTTCCGGTGCTACAGCATGGATCAGATTCCCCCCGAGGCGCCAAACCTGGCTCCATCCCCAGAAGCCACGGCAGATGCCACTGACTGCTCTAATTTGAAGAAAGCACCTTCCCTGCAATCACTGCGCCTGGTGAGTCCCAAGCGCGACTCTGTACATGTTGCAGGTCTGGCAGTTGTGAGATCCTTTACAATGGAGGTGGAACACAAGGTCTGTGCGTGGCTTAGACTAGACAGAGCGCTGGGGAATATAGCGTAGTAGAGAACAATCCTGTGCtgggtgtgatttccagctctgtgaccatgggcaagtcactttacttctctgtgcctcagtgttccCTTATGTAAAATGGGAGTTAGGACGCTTACCCTCCTTCCTAGAGGAAGCTCATTGAGATCTGTGGAAGAACAACGCTAAATCATCATAATCCCTAGGTTTTACAGCAACCTGCACCActggatcccaaagcactttacaaaggagtgcagtatcattatcctcattttacagatggggaaactgagg
Proteins encoded:
- the KIAA1614 gene encoding uncharacterized protein KIAA1614 homolog isoform X1; translated protein: MQPGAPGRQKAGMEGNSPMEKRRAMKGMKQHGRNASRRNFSAESAESSTDQPVRAALEPAGLRGEPGRAARSILESKVKALKEKRLTVKQGEVVSQERASPKKPKVRKGKLTPSLSVVEGVPQDAVVEPGAQIRTYLTDVLLDSRDDVDFGHVARGTVAADLYANNVEALKAHRTVGGGSALGCGSAEELWRLPSPGRNILENADYYSENRAQRGSPNGLWGTSSSRNPATSSQKSSLEDHSKPAPFGEELAQATDSENLPTTPKDNLCEGLAPSGQLWRTESWDSLGSAASATSGLSLAEQVERNRAVLQEMLSLSRQNRSPLEPRRQVRKALTLAKDGAAQELLVNDLDWDSGVSLQDSEGYRAFVPTQELELSPRHEQAKQLLQRARMKARTNPLRASHDILPAVPQARRDAGGSTALDLKKSYALRDGEAQASGNLSDSSSGESCCGQPRKRGLSPSRVRFEDESLRDAEVRYLERLQLRQKRVLDSVLLTLGQSPLVSKPDLSDYINGDFHRKESGVSKAGKEQQNCGQAAGTSAHQASRGCSEKAEPTVLSAEGKCRTCGSYLSGSAVNQNMDDRADQTVQPLSEGHSVTQENKIISTGTESGEPSTSQQEARGRTLGPRGSPLWILPSRQRVHTERIKETYIGAVTYIDDVDSALDSTDTSDSCRTDSEEAGPGNSHPKGYQDARGRWPDGHQAPRGTGALEKDMRGRKAGQEECRVNGGSGGARVSDNALGTGRAVISENISEERNSSLKDTLVLKEGQVTKPTAIGVEALSKGGQLPAAPGLAGKNSGWCDAVLGPVQQGHVHPPPPAQGQPSAPSIPSKRGTLESSAPDPQPANKLSQPSPATGISQQQSKQRAPGYNLLARVPAPPLTGKASSPVPYRKAFLMGSYRLTGHETGHLDQTSDLVTRPTSPPGKRGSVEEQESQHSPKVLSKGRLLALSTNNCNNTRAKRQHDGQAAGVALSHGERAASVQNLPTSLGESKGPSSAAAPSAAPSAVCSAGITLSLAAEETDPPQAGPLPSGEVPVSGSEQAKRFMEGSKPLDAHPEPKKPSAAAASRKGGGSSASGLKKFFCTLSQSTKQKLGRFRCYSMDQIPPEAPNLAPSPEATADATDCSNLKKAPSLQSLRLVSPFCQLRKASSVQNLHSLLGKSDRSSFYLEGKPGESKAADRKVGALPRRSLSVEDIGAPNLVRTVGRVVEVFPDGTSQLELQRPPQGTFGFRVSSGNGRPDTGIYVQEMADASTAKLYAGLLGVGDEILEVNGAKVTRLGLAHINELLLRANTLSIRVLKQRPTRR
- the KIAA1614 gene encoding uncharacterized protein KIAA1614 homolog isoform X2 — protein: MEGNSPMEKRRAMKGMKQHGRNASRRNFSAESAESSTDQPVRAALEPAGLRGEPGRAARSILESKVKALKEKRLTVKQGEVVSQERASPKKPKVRKGKLTPSLSVVEGVPQDAVVEPGAQIRTYLTDVLLDSRDDVDFGHVARGTVAADLYANNVEALKAHRTVGGGSALGCGSAEELWRLPSPGRNILENADYYSENRAQRGSPNGLWGTSSSRNPATSSQKSSLEDHSKPAPFGEELAQATDSENLPTTPKDNLCEGLAPSGQLWRTESWDSLGSAASATSGLSLAEQVERNRAVLQEMLSLSRQNRSPLEPRRQVRKALTLAKDGAAQELLVNDLDWDSGVSLQDSEGYRAFVPTQELELSPRHEQAKQLLQRARMKARTNPLRASHDILPAVPQARRDAGGSTALDLKKSYALRDGEAQASGNLSDSSSGESCCGQPRKRGLSPSRVRFEDESLRDAEVRYLERLQLRQKRVLDSVLLTLGQSPLVSKPDLSDYINGDFHRKESGVSKAGKEQQNCGQAAGTSAHQASRGCSEKAEPTVLSAEGKCRTCGSYLSGSAVNQNMDDRADQTVQPLSEGHSVTQENKIISTGTESGEPSTSQQEARGRTLGPRGSPLWILPSRQRVHTERIKETYIGAVTYIDDVDSALDSTDTSDSCRTDSEEAGPGNSHPKGYQDARGRWPDGHQAPRGTGALEKDMRGRKAGQEECRVNGGSGGARVSDNALGTGRAVISENISEERNSSLKDTLVLKEGQVTKPTAIGVEALSKGGQLPAAPGLAGKNSGWCDAVLGPVQQGHVHPPPPAQGQPSAPSIPSKRGTLESSAPDPQPANKLSQPSPATGISQQQSKQRAPGYNLLARVPAPPLTGKASSPVPYRKAFLMGSYRLTGHETGHLDQTSDLVTRPTSPPGKRGSVEEQESQHSPKVLSKGRLLALSTNNCNNTRAKRQHDGQAAGVALSHGERAASVQNLPTSLGESKGPSSAAAPSAAPSAVCSAGITLSLAAEETDPPQAGPLPSGEVPVSGSEQAKRFMEGSKPLDAHPEPKKPSAAAASRKGGGSSASGLKKFFCTLSQSTKQKLGRFRCYSMDQIPPEAPNLAPSPEATADATDCSNLKKAPSLQSLRLVSPFCQLRKASSVQNLHSLLGKSDRSSFYLEGKPGESKAADRKVGALPRRSLSVEDIGAPNLVRTVGRVVEVFPDGTSQLELQRPPQGTFGFRVSSGNGRPDTGIYVQEMADASTAKLYAGLLGVGDEILEVNGAKVTRLGLAHINELLLRANTLSIRVLKQRPTRR